A single Phragmites australis chromosome 4, lpPhrAust1.1, whole genome shotgun sequence DNA region contains:
- the LOC133915784 gene encoding membrin-11-like codes for MEFSSGGGGGGGGATLSEMYQSARRLLLSARDGVARVERLASAPTSSSYSSSAPLVGGGAAGDPAAAEEVRREVAQIQTLCAQMDRFWRSIPAKGQRDLWKRKVEQLSEEVDSLKETLDRHSLRQQKRILEAKERAELFERANGESSHVLRIFDDEAQAMQSARSSSRMLEEAYETGVAILHKYADQRDRLKSAQRKALDILNTVGLSNSVLKLIERRHRVDKWIAYAGMIITVVVMIAFWRLTH; via the exons ATGGAATtctccagcggcggcggcggcggaggcggaggcgctaCTCTGTCGGAGATGTACCAGAGCGCGCGGCGCCTGCTGCTCTCGGCGCGCGACGGCGTAGCCCGCGTCGAGCGTCTCGCCTCGGCGCCCACCTCGTCCTCCTACTCCTCCTCGGCGCCGCTCGTCGGGGGCGGCGCCGCGGGGGACCCGGCGGCCGCCGAGGAGGTGCGGCGGGAGGTGGCGCAGATCCAGACGCTGTGCGCTCAAATGGACCGGTTCTGGCGATCCATCCCCGCCAAGGGCCAGCGCGACCTCTGGAAGAG AAAAGTGGAGCAGCTGTCTGAAGAGGTTGATTCACTGAAGGAAACCCTTGACAGGCATTCCTTGCGTCAACAAAAGCGGATTCTGGAAGCAAAAGAAAGGGCGGAGCTATTTGAGAGAGCT AATGGTGAGTCCTCACATGTCCTTCGAATATTCGACGATGAAGCCCAGGCAATGCAATCAGCTCGTAGCTCCTCGCGCATGCTTGAAGAAGCTTATGAGACAGGTGTGGCTATCCTTCACAAGTATGCAGACCAGAGGGATCGACTTAAG AGTGCTCAAAGGAAAGCTTTGGATATCCTGAACACTGTTGGTCTATCAAACTCTGTTTTGAAGCTTATTGAAAGGCGGCACCGTGTCGACAAGTGGATTGCGTATGCTGGTATGATCATCACCGTAGTGGTGATGATTGCGTTTTGGCGGTTGACACATTAG